In a genomic window of Thiosocius teredinicola:
- a CDS encoding heme-dependent oxidative N-demethylase family protein, whose protein sequence is MRLAPKAIQTFRDDFTYSNSPEAIQRFPFPFPEDEYRYSVNIEPHTPKEGPGSAYEHLFDIDEHYLSEMHERALVLKEMPERCLSMPHMDLAGWDMVERVMVSLTEDYPQHFTLTRNGDNWRWENKLLNIDDSFTFGNTGTLPLEPMEYIGRQMQGDFTLLDQREGDLYMDAGIITCPADWSLAFDAGMSFSEWHGPVPMAKDSTIFERALKYLTAIQVGKPVRRLNWTMTINARMDTSPETYHRWGHERTTVTPENVGEKVYLRVELQVLDRMPRSNALLFSIRTYLMSLEDIVTNPVWAKRLHRVMKTLPQALIDYKGLSRYHTTVVDYLAAFDKAN, encoded by the coding sequence ATGCGTCTAGCACCCAAAGCGATCCAAACCTTTCGCGACGATTTCACCTACAGCAACAGCCCCGAGGCAATTCAACGCTTTCCTTTTCCGTTCCCGGAAGATGAATATCGCTATTCGGTGAACATCGAACCGCATACGCCGAAGGAAGGCCCTGGTTCGGCCTACGAGCACCTGTTCGATATCGATGAGCACTACCTGTCGGAAATGCACGAGCGCGCGCTGGTACTCAAAGAGATGCCCGAGCGTTGCCTGTCGATGCCGCACATGGACCTCGCCGGTTGGGACATGGTCGAGCGCGTGATGGTCTCCCTGACCGAAGACTATCCGCAACATTTCACACTCACGCGAAACGGCGACAACTGGCGTTGGGAAAACAAGCTGCTCAATATCGACGACAGCTTTACCTTCGGCAACACCGGTACGCTACCTTTGGAACCGATGGAGTACATCGGCCGCCAGATGCAGGGCGATTTCACGCTGCTCGACCAGCGCGAAGGTGATCTCTACATGGATGCCGGCATCATCACCTGCCCGGCCGACTGGTCGCTGGCATTCGATGCGGGCATGAGCTTCTCCGAATGGCACGGCCCGGTACCGATGGCCAAGGATTCGACCATCTTCGAGCGCGCCCTGAAGTACCTGACCGCGATCCAGGTCGGCAAACCGGTGCGTCGCCTGAACTGGACCATGACGATCAATGCGCGCATGGATACCTCACCGGAGACTTATCATCGCTGGGGCCATGAGCGCACCACAGTCACCCCGGAGAACGTCGGCGAGAAAGTCTATCTGCGGGTCGAATTGCAGGTGCTCGATCGCATGCCGCGCAGCAATGCCCTGCTGTTCAGCATCCGCACCTACCTGATGAGCCTGGAAGACATTGTCACGAACCCGGTATGGGCCAAGCGCCTGCACCGGGTGATGAAGACGCTGCCGCAAGCGCTGATCGATTACAAGGGTCTGAGCCGCTACCACACCACGGTGGTCGATTATCTGGCAGCGTTCGACAAGGCCAATTAA
- a CDS encoding DMT family transporter translates to MGWVYLGIAGILECAWAIGLMYSDGFTKLKPSVISIALIIASLTLLSLAMRTIPIGTAYAVWSGIGAAMLAIYGISFLGESASFMRLACIGLIIIGVGGLKYFA, encoded by the coding sequence ATGGGTTGGGTCTATCTCGGCATCGCCGGTATCCTCGAATGCGCCTGGGCGATCGGCCTGATGTACAGCGACGGTTTCACCAAGCTCAAGCCCTCGGTGATCAGCATCGCCCTTATCATCGCCAGTTTGACCTTGTTGTCGCTCGCCATGCGCACGATACCCATCGGCACCGCCTATGCGGTGTGGAGTGGCATCGGCGCAGCGATGCTCGCGATCTACGGCATCAGCTTTTTGGGTGAATCGGCCAGCTTCATGCGACTGGCCTGCATCGGATTAATCATCATCGGTGTCGGTGGGTTGAAGTATTTCGCCTGA